The genomic DNA CGGGCCGCTTCGTGGATGAGGCCGGCGCGGGCCAGCACATTACCGCAGGTGCTAAAAAGGTCGTGATTTCGGCCCCGGCTACCGGTAACATCCCGACCGTAGTGCTCGGCGTGAATGAGGACATTCTGAAAGGTGACGAAACCATCATCTCGAACGCTAGCTGCACCACTAACTGCCTGGCCCCGATGGCCAAAGTGCTGGACGATGTTTTTGGCATTGAGAAAGGCTACATCACCACGGTGCACGCCTACACCTCGGACCAGAACCTCCAGGATGCACCCCATAAAGACCTGCGCCGCGCCCGCGCCGCTGCCTACAGCATCATCCCTACCAGCACGGGGGCTGCCAAAGCCGTCGGCCTGGTGCTGCCCCAGCTGAAAGGCAAACTCGATGGCATCGCCATGCGCGTGCCCGTGCCGGACGGCTCGCTGACCGACCTGACCGTAATCTTGAAAAAAGAGGCTACCAAGCAAGAAATCAACGATGCCCTCAAGGCGGCCGCTGAAGGCCCCATGAAAGGCATTATTGAGTATACCACCGACCCGATTGTGAGCATCGACATCGTGGGCAA from Hymenobacter psoromatis includes the following:
- a CDS encoding type I glyceraldehyde-3-phosphate dehydrogenase encodes the protein MAKIKVAINGFGRIGRLTFKSLLGRDNVEVVAINDLTDNKTLAHLLKYDSVHGRFDGTVSYDDNSLTVNGQHIVALAERDPKLLPWKAMGVDIVLESTGRFVDEAGAGQHITAGAKKVVISAPATGNIPTVVLGVNEDILKGDETIISNASCTTNCLAPMAKVLDDVFGIEKGYITTVHAYTSDQNLQDAPHKDLRRARAAAYSIIPTSTGAAKAVGLVLPQLKGKLDGIAMRVPVPDGSLTDLTVILKKEATKQEINDALKAAAEGPMKGIIEYTTDPIVSIDIVGNPHSCVFDSELTSTNGTLAKVVGWYDNETGYSTRTADLIQKLGEKMVS